A region from the Halomarina litorea genome encodes:
- a CDS encoding ABC transporter permease: MATDIDDRFEDIDWDSERSAPRVGWRTGATVAVLLGVVAVLFADQHGLGPTDQLNWTVTRIDWLFSLSLALFVVHVVVPLARDRERALGYWQQLREDSLASAAAAYISVFFLLGLVGPLVLGTPVIGKKVAFQPPVLFSIDARVPYECVGPVVASRCVGTMAHPLGTTFEGKDVLLMVVMAMRITLQVGLISATIIVPVATVVGTVAGYVGGWVDDVLMYYVDVQQAIPAFLVYIVAIFLFGRSLFLIVLVFGLFSWGGVARLVRSEVLQRREELYARAARTAGASHLQVVRRHVLPNVSGTVITATTLQIPAIVLAEAALAYLRLSRSTLPSFGDIIAGGTIGAVLRWTDFVQAWWIATIPAVFLALTVLSFGVLGDALRDVLDPRQG, encoded by the coding sequence ATGGCGACCGACATCGACGACCGGTTCGAGGACATCGACTGGGACAGCGAGCGCTCGGCCCCCCGGGTCGGCTGGCGAACGGGGGCCACCGTCGCCGTCCTCCTCGGGGTCGTCGCCGTCCTGTTCGCGGACCAGCACGGCCTCGGCCCGACGGACCAGTTGAACTGGACGGTGACCCGCATCGACTGGCTGTTCTCGCTCTCGCTGGCCCTCTTCGTCGTCCACGTCGTCGTCCCCCTCGCGCGTGACCGCGAACGAGCGCTCGGCTACTGGCAGCAACTCAGGGAGGACAGCCTCGCGAGTGCGGCCGCCGCCTACATCAGCGTGTTCTTCCTGCTCGGCCTCGTCGGCCCCCTCGTCCTCGGGACGCCCGTCATCGGCAAGAAGGTAGCCTTCCAGCCCCCCGTGTTGTTCTCCATCGACGCGCGCGTCCCCTACGAGTGCGTCGGGCCCGTCGTCGCCAGTCGCTGTGTCGGGACGATGGCCCACCCCCTCGGGACGACGTTCGAGGGCAAGGACGTCCTCCTGATGGTCGTCATGGCGATGCGCATCACCCTGCAGGTGGGCCTCATCAGCGCAACCATCATCGTCCCCGTGGCGACAGTGGTCGGAACCGTCGCGGGCTACGTCGGCGGGTGGGTCGACGACGTCCTGATGTACTACGTCGACGTCCAGCAGGCCATCCCCGCCTTCCTCGTCTACATCGTCGCCATCTTCCTGTTCGGTCGCTCGCTGTTCCTCATCGTCCTCGTCTTCGGACTCTTCTCGTGGGGCGGCGTCGCCCGCCTCGTGCGCTCGGAGGTCCTCCAGCGCCGCGAGGAACTGTACGCGCGGGCGGCCCGCACCGCCGGTGCGAGCCACCTCCAGGTGGTCCGCCGACACGTCCTCCCGAACGTCTCGGGGACGGTCATCACCGCGACGACGCTCCAGATACCCGCCATCGTCCTCGCGGAGGCGGCGCTCGCCTACCTCCGCCTCAGCAGGTCCACCCTCCCCTCCTTCGGCGACATCATCGCCGGGGGGACCATCGGGGCGGTGCTCCGGTGGACGGACTTCGTGCAGGCGTGGTGGATTGCGACTATCCCCGCGGTGTTCCTCGCGCTGACCGTCCTCTCCTTCGGCGTCCTCGGCGACGCCCTCCGGGACGTTCTGGACCCCCGGCAGGGATAG
- a CDS encoding ABC transporter permease, whose amino-acid sequence MGRWLSLARRVVLAVLAVYLILSLTWAAVALTPDPNEAQLRYAGAVDDQTSANETESAIQAYREARGYDRPLLVRYRTWLVDMTTLDWGDSRSQTMAGPDGDPVPMPVTTALARGIPNTLRYVLPALALAVGVGVTLGTHGALNPDSRTARVGSVLSYFGSGFPNFYLAAFVPVVLAIPLDVLGSGLPRTVGPVSVGRTILPVLVLTLGLLGSQIRYVRTEVLEYANEDFVRLVRSKGASEWRVARHVLRNAALPLVALFVTEVLAVLVVDVFVIEYVFGIDGLGSLAYDAIFARDLPLVLGTTTVIVVVGVAGTLLQDLSHQSLDPRVGDD is encoded by the coding sequence GTGGGTCGGTGGCTGAGTCTCGCCCGGCGGGTGGTCCTCGCCGTCCTCGCCGTCTACCTCATCCTCTCGCTGACGTGGGCCGCGGTGGCGCTGACGCCGGACCCGAACGAGGCGCAGTTGCGCTACGCCGGTGCGGTCGACGACCAGACCTCCGCGAACGAGACGGAGAGCGCCATCCAGGCGTATCGCGAGGCGCGCGGCTACGACCGGCCCCTGCTCGTCCGCTACCGGACGTGGCTGGTCGACATGACGACGCTCGACTGGGGCGACTCGCGGAGCCAGACGATGGCTGGGCCGGACGGCGACCCCGTCCCCATGCCGGTGACGACGGCGCTCGCCCGGGGGATTCCGAACACCCTGCGGTACGTCCTCCCCGCCCTCGCCCTCGCGGTGGGCGTCGGCGTCACCCTCGGGACGCACGGGGCGCTCAACCCCGACTCCCGGACGGCGCGCGTCGGGTCCGTACTGTCGTACTTCGGGTCCGGGTTCCCCAACTTCTACCTCGCGGCGTTCGTGCCGGTGGTCCTCGCCATCCCCCTCGACGTCCTCGGGTCGGGGCTGCCGCGGACCGTCGGCCCAGTGAGCGTCGGCCGGACGATACTCCCGGTGCTCGTCCTCACCCTCGGCCTCCTCGGGAGTCAGATTCGCTACGTGCGGACCGAGGTGCTGGAGTACGCCAACGAGGACTTCGTCCGCCTCGTCCGGTCGAAGGGGGCGAGCGAGTGGCGCGTCGCCCGGCACGTCCTGCGCAACGCGGCGCTCCCGCTGGTCGCCCTGTTCGTCACCGAGGTGCTCGCGGTGCTGGTCGTCGACGTGTTCGTCATCGAGTACGTCTTCGGCATCGACGGCCTCGGGTCGCTCGCCTACGACGCCATCTTCGCCCGAGACCTCCCGCTCGTCCTGGGGACGACGACGGTCATCGTCGTCGTCGGCGTCGCCGGCACGCTGCTTCAGGATCTCTCCCACCAGTCGCTCGACCCGCGCGTCGGCGACGACTGA
- a CDS encoding DsbA family oxidoreductase, which translates to MSETQAEERLTVYSDYVCPFCYLGRKSLDRYQETREAELDVDWHPFDLRSQQRGPDGEIDHSVDNGKDEDYYAQARENVQRLQEEYDVEMAQEIATDVDSLNAQLASIYVKEEYPEQWRTFDEAIFAALWQDGRDIGDEDVLADLAEGSGLDPEAVRAALDDDDLREHLNEQFTEAQRHGVTGVPTFAYEGYAARGAVPPEQLERLVEGT; encoded by the coding sequence ATGAGCGAAACTCAGGCCGAGGAGCGACTCACCGTCTACTCGGACTACGTCTGCCCGTTTTGCTACCTCGGGCGGAAGTCCCTCGACCGATATCAGGAGACGCGCGAGGCGGAACTCGACGTCGACTGGCACCCCTTCGACCTCCGGAGCCAGCAGCGCGGGCCGGACGGCGAGATCGACCACTCGGTGGACAACGGCAAGGACGAGGACTACTACGCGCAGGCCAGAGAGAACGTCCAGCGCCTGCAGGAGGAGTACGACGTGGAGATGGCTCAGGAGATCGCGACGGACGTGGACTCGCTGAACGCGCAACTGGCCTCCATCTACGTGAAAGAAGAGTACCCCGAGCAGTGGCGGACGTTCGACGAGGCGATATTCGCGGCGCTCTGGCAGGACGGCCGCGACATCGGCGACGAGGACGTCCTCGCGGACCTCGCCGAGGGTTCGGGACTGGACCCCGAGGCGGTCCGCGCGGCCCTCGACGACGATGACCTGCGCGAGCATCTGAACGAGCAGTTCACCGAAGCACAGCGCCACGGCGTCACGGGCGTCCCGACGTTCGCCTACGAGGGCTACGCGGCCCGCGGCGCGGTGCCCCCCGAGCAGTTGGAACGACTGGTCGAGGGAACCTGA
- the pyk gene encoding pyruvate kinase, with protein sequence MTETDAKIVCTLGPASDDHETIRDLARAGMRVARLNASHGTREERRALVERVRAVGEEVPHPLAVMVDLQGPEIRTAPLDSPVDLAEGSEVRFVAGDTATPEEVGLSTAVVGASEGDRILLDDGRIETVVVRVEDDAVVARVESGGELGGRKGVNAPDVDFDLDVLTEADRKEVELAVETGADFVAASFVRDAADVLTVAGAIEDCGGDVPVVAKLERRGAIEHLDEIVEAAYGVMVARGDLGVEYPLEEVPLIQKRVIRRCQAAGVPVIVATEMLDSMARSRRPTRAEASDVANAVLDGTDAVMLSGETAVGDHPVRVVRTMRTIVGEVEASEEYAELREQRVPKAGATSADSLARSARYLARDVGARAVVTASESGYTARKTAKYRPSVPIVAATPDDAVRRRLALSWGIRPLPVEVAHGTQAVITGAVDAALVADVAESGDTVVVLSGMMSDLTDDTTNTLKIHVAAETLATGKVAVSGRVVGPVFHTRGDLTDAPEGAILCLPADFDAEFTGDLSRVAGIVAAERGLTGYPAIVARELGVPMVSGAALPVDRVPDGTVVTLDAERGVVYEGDVLEGSDRGA encoded by the coding sequence ATGACCGAGACGGACGCGAAGATCGTCTGCACGCTCGGGCCCGCCTCGGACGACCACGAGACGATTCGCGACCTCGCGCGGGCGGGGATGCGCGTCGCCCGCCTGAACGCCAGCCACGGGACCCGCGAGGAGCGACGCGCACTCGTCGAACGCGTCCGGGCGGTCGGTGAGGAAGTCCCCCACCCCCTCGCGGTGATGGTCGACCTGCAGGGGCCGGAGATTCGGACCGCGCCGCTCGACTCGCCCGTCGACCTCGCGGAGGGGAGCGAGGTGCGCTTCGTCGCGGGCGACACCGCCACGCCCGAGGAGGTGGGCCTCTCGACGGCCGTCGTCGGCGCGAGCGAGGGCGACCGAATCCTGCTGGATGACGGGCGCATCGAGACGGTGGTGGTTCGAGTCGAGGACGACGCCGTCGTCGCCCGCGTCGAGAGCGGTGGCGAACTGGGGGGACGGAAGGGCGTCAACGCCCCCGACGTGGACTTCGACCTCGACGTGCTCACCGAGGCCGACCGGAAGGAGGTGGAACTGGCCGTCGAGACGGGTGCGGACTTCGTCGCCGCGAGTTTCGTCCGGGACGCGGCTGACGTCCTGACCGTCGCGGGGGCCATCGAGGACTGCGGCGGCGACGTCCCCGTCGTCGCCAAACTGGAACGCCGGGGAGCCATCGAACACCTCGACGAAATCGTGGAGGCGGCCTACGGCGTGATGGTCGCCCGGGGCGACCTGGGCGTGGAGTACCCCCTCGAAGAGGTCCCGCTCATCCAGAAGCGGGTCATCCGCCGGTGTCAGGCGGCGGGCGTGCCGGTCATCGTCGCCACGGAGATGCTGGACTCGATGGCCCGGTCCCGTCGACCCACCCGCGCCGAAGCCTCCGACGTGGCCAACGCCGTCCTCGACGGGACGGACGCCGTGATGCTCTCGGGGGAGACGGCGGTGGGCGACCACCCCGTCCGCGTCGTTCGCACGATGCGGACCATCGTCGGCGAGGTGGAGGCGAGCGAGGAGTACGCCGAACTCCGCGAACAGCGGGTGCCGAAGGCGGGGGCGACGAGCGCCGACTCGCTGGCCCGGTCGGCGCGCTACCTCGCCCGGGACGTGGGCGCGCGTGCCGTCGTCACCGCCAGCGAGTCGGGCTACACCGCCCGCAAGACGGCGAAGTACCGCCCGAGCGTCCCCATCGTCGCCGCGACGCCCGACGACGCGGTCAGGCGGCGACTGGCGCTCTCGTGGGGCATCCGGCCGCTCCCCGTGGAGGTGGCCCACGGCACGCAGGCGGTCATCACGGGCGCGGTGGACGCCGCCCTCGTCGCCGACGTGGCCGAGAGCGGCGACACCGTCGTCGTCCTCTCGGGGATGATGTCCGACCTCACCGACGACACGACGAACACGCTGAAGATACACGTCGCCGCCGAGACGCTCGCGACCGGGAAGGTGGCGGTCTCCGGGCGGGTCGTCGGCCCCGTCTTCCACACCCGGGGAGACCTGACGGACGCCCCCGAGGGGGCGATACTCTGTCTGCCCGCGGACTTCGACGCGGAGTTCACGGGCGACCTCTCGCGGGTCGCCGGCATCGTCGCCGCGGAGCGCGGTCTCACCGGCTATCCGGCCATCGTCGCCCGCGAACTCGGCGTCCCCATGGTCAGCGGGGCGGCCCTCCCGGTCGACCGGGTGCCGGACGGGACCGTCGTCACGCTGGACGCCGAACGAGGCGTCGTCTACGAGGGGGACGTCCTCGAGGGGTCGGACCGGGGGGCCTGA
- the wecB gene encoding non-hydrolyzing UDP-N-acetylglucosamine 2-epimerase, translated as MRELAVVVGTRPEIIKMAPVIRAAEGRFDLHLVHTGQHYDPELSGTFFESLDLPTPDENLAIGSGTQAEQTGQALVGVESMLADRDPAAAIAQGDTNAVLSTALAAAKLPVAFGHVEAGLRSFDRTMPEEVNRVVSDHVADFSFAPTDQAVSHLESEGVTAGVFRTGNTVVDACREHAPLAAEHSTVRSDLGLAGEDYVVATIHRPSNTDDSDRLRAVVDTLDDADAPVVLPAHPRTRSVLDGMGYDPSGSLRLVDPLDYLDFLDLLANARVAVTDSGGIQEEASILEVPCLTVRPNTERPETVEAGVNELVGPETLAPRLEALLTDDAACAAMTGHPDLYGDGRAGERIVDVLAERV; from the coding sequence ATGCGCGAACTCGCGGTCGTCGTGGGGACCCGGCCGGAAATCATCAAGATGGCGCCGGTGATACGGGCCGCAGAGGGCCGGTTCGACCTCCACCTGGTCCACACGGGCCAGCACTACGACCCCGAACTCAGCGGGACGTTCTTCGAGTCGCTCGACCTCCCGACACCGGACGAGAACCTCGCCATCGGGTCGGGGACGCAGGCCGAACAGACCGGACAGGCGCTCGTGGGCGTCGAGTCGATGCTCGCCGACCGCGACCCGGCGGCCGCCATCGCACAGGGCGACACCAACGCCGTCCTCTCGACGGCGCTCGCCGCCGCGAAACTCCCGGTCGCCTTCGGTCACGTCGAGGCGGGCCTCCGGAGTTTCGACCGGACCATGCCCGAGGAGGTCAACCGCGTCGTCTCGGACCACGTCGCCGACTTCTCCTTCGCTCCCACCGACCAGGCCGTCTCCCACCTCGAGAGCGAGGGGGTCACCGCCGGCGTCTTCCGGACGGGCAACACCGTCGTCGACGCCTGCCGCGAGCACGCCCCCCTCGCCGCGGAGCACTCGACGGTGCGCTCGGACCTCGGCCTCGCGGGCGAGGACTACGTCGTCGCGACCATCCACCGCCCCTCGAACACGGACGACTCCGACCGCCTGCGGGCGGTCGTGGACACCCTCGACGACGCCGACGCGCCCGTCGTCCTCCCGGCCCACCCCCGAACGAGGAGCGTCCTCGACGGGATGGGCTACGACCCGTCGGGGTCGCTGCGACTGGTGGACCCGCTCGACTACCTCGACTTCCTGGACCTGCTGGCCAACGCCCGCGTCGCCGTCACCGACTCGGGCGGTATCCAGGAGGAAGCGTCCATCCTCGAAGTCCCGTGTCTCACCGTCCGCCCGAACACCGAACGCCCCGAGACGGTCGAGGCGGGCGTCAACGAACTCGTCGGACCCGAGACGCTCGCGCCCCGACTGGAGGCGCTCTTGACCGACGACGCCGCGTGCGCCGCCATGACCGGCCACCCGGACCTCTACGGCGACGGGCGGGCCGGCGAGCGCATCGTCGACGTGCTGGCCGAGCGGGTCTGA
- a CDS encoding glycosyltransferase, producing MVESTRVLWLTPDKPANISVGRRRIAECLEADGFDVTLRGTTPATVRESLRERDAYDAVVGTTRAGALAGCALKLLGTPLVVDHVDPIQQFERTHPRALSLAVRAAENAAFALADHTLYVYEEEEARVRRYAREATATDLGVSFDRFADPDPESVDRARTRLDEAGVGSENVLVYVGGLEPIYEVPQLLAAMVHLPDWTLVVLGAGSLEGRVERAARDRENVVFLGTVPHEDVPGYLHAADVGVSLVDDPHTLKVLEYGAAGLGVVQAAGRAEERFGAFVSFCEPYPAEIARAVREADEMGGSEDFREYVRRFDYARIAEDYSRTLRAVVKR from the coding sequence ATGGTCGAGTCCACTCGCGTCCTCTGGCTCACGCCCGACAAGCCCGCGAACATCAGCGTCGGGCGGCGACGCATCGCGGAGTGCCTCGAAGCGGACGGGTTCGACGTGACCCTCCGCGGGACCACCCCCGCGACGGTCCGCGAGTCCCTCCGCGAACGCGACGCCTACGACGCCGTCGTCGGCACCACCCGCGCGGGGGCACTCGCCGGGTGCGCGCTGAAACTGCTCGGGACGCCCCTCGTCGTGGACCACGTCGACCCTATCCAGCAGTTCGAGCGCACGCACCCCCGCGCGCTCTCCCTCGCCGTCCGTGCCGCCGAGAACGCCGCCTTCGCCCTCGCCGACCATACGCTGTACGTCTACGAGGAGGAGGAAGCGCGGGTCCGGCGGTACGCCCGTGAGGCGACGGCGACGGACCTCGGCGTCTCCTTCGACCGCTTTGCCGACCCCGACCCCGAGAGCGTCGACCGGGCGCGCACTCGTCTCGACGAGGCGGGCGTCGGGTCGGAGAACGTCCTCGTCTACGTCGGCGGCCTCGAACCCATCTACGAGGTCCCCCAGCTTCTGGCGGCGATGGTCCACCTGCCAGACTGGACGCTCGTCGTCCTCGGGGCGGGGTCGCTTGAGGGGCGGGTCGAACGGGCCGCCCGCGACCGGGAGAACGTCGTCTTCCTCGGGACCGTCCCCCACGAGGACGTTCCGGGCTACCTCCACGCGGCGGACGTGGGCGTCTCGCTGGTGGACGACCCGCACACGCTGAAGGTGCTGGAGTACGGCGCGGCCGGACTGGGCGTCGTGCAGGCCGCCGGACGGGCGGAAGAGCGCTTCGGGGCGTTCGTCTCGTTCTGTGAGCCGTACCCGGCGGAGATCGCCCGCGCGGTCCGCGAGGCGGACGAGATGGGTGGGAGCGAGGACTTCCGGGAGTACGTCCGGCGATTCGACTACGCGCGAATCGCAGAGGATTATAGTCGGACGCTCCGAGCGGTGGTCAAGCGATGA
- a CDS encoding glycosyltransferase: MIDPDYSVCLTHYNQGRTLERSLESILAQCPPATEVVVVDAGSDDGSLPVLRRLAAESDALRLIVDPGCNRGEGRQRALVEARGEHVIANYDFDQEYGDILGPILDVYHDVQVREGPVALRTAGNLFFAPRTLLLEVGGYRPIMRGEDHELTDRLEDAGKLRYLPVLYTRNIDSPERTPKQRLQRGFRSAKGLYRIGFTPAQLFRFLYTQHSLPTAVAGTPVYLTGILAGALAGRVYNARRKDWREIFEMSARPTYRDLLVEVPPELAEYAVTD; the protein is encoded by the coding sequence ATGATCGACCCCGACTACTCCGTCTGTCTGACCCACTACAATCAGGGACGAACGCTAGAGCGGAGTCTTGAGAGTATCCTCGCTCAGTGTCCTCCTGCGACGGAAGTAGTGGTCGTGGACGCCGGGAGCGACGACGGTAGTCTCCCTGTATTGAGACGACTGGCCGCCGAGAGTGACGCGCTCCGTCTCATCGTTGACCCCGGCTGTAACCGCGGCGAGGGGCGCCAGCGCGCGCTGGTGGAAGCCCGGGGCGAGCACGTCATCGCCAACTACGACTTCGACCAGGAGTACGGCGACATTCTCGGTCCGATTCTCGATGTCTACCACGACGTGCAAGTACGGGAGGGGCCCGTCGCCCTCCGCACCGCGGGCAACCTCTTTTTCGCCCCACGTACCCTTCTGCTGGAGGTGGGCGGCTATCGCCCCATCATGCGCGGCGAGGACCACGAGCTGACCGACCGGCTGGAGGACGCTGGAAAACTCCGGTACCTCCCCGTCCTGTACACCCGGAACATCGACTCGCCGGAGCGGACGCCGAAACAGCGCCTCCAGCGGGGCTTCCGATCGGCGAAGGGGCTGTACCGCATCGGGTTCACCCCTGCCCAACTGTTCCGGTTCCTCTACACCCAGCACTCTCTCCCCACAGCAGTCGCGGGGACCCCCGTCTACCTCACAGGTATCCTCGCCGGTGCGCTCGCGGGCCGAGTGTACAACGCCCGGCGGAAGGACTGGCGCGAAATATTCGAGATGTCGGCACGCCCGACCTATCGTGACCTGTTGGTCGAGGTGCCTCCGGAACTCGCCGAGTACGCCGTCACCGACTGA
- a CDS encoding flippase — protein sequence MGNSDPRDSLRTLFKGGSVLFLGLLLELAISFVAKLVIARVLGRVDYGAVSLGITLTAFVSTLVVLGLHTGIGRFLPRYEDPGRRKGVLLSAFELAIPLSVLVGGAIALLAPWLAGAVFDDSSIAPVLRVFGLAIPLAAVMKLAVGGVQGLQSSLPKVFIRNVSLPLTRFAGVVVAILLGFRSTGVAWAYAASYAAAAGVGLYFLWRDTPLFDRAVEAVPMRRELLSFSAPLVVSTTMTLVFSDIDMFMLGIYASTGDVGVYNTVYPLAQLLTVAMSAFGFIFMPVVSELQTAGEEDALGRLYQVVTKWIFLATFPLFVLMVLFPEATIALTFGPEYLPGTTALVVLSVAFFTHAIAGPNADALTSLGRTRLIMYDNALVAAVNVVLNVALIPQYTFLGAAVATAVSYVLLNALYAAQLYRFAGFHPVTGTLARIAALSGFLAVALYLAVTSAFADPVVQLAVAGSVFAVCYAVVALRFGVEEEEVMLLLSFEERFGVDLGPLRAIATRLMD from the coding sequence ATGGGCAACTCGGACCCTCGCGACTCCCTCCGAACGCTGTTCAAGGGCGGAAGCGTGCTCTTCCTCGGCCTCCTGCTCGAACTGGCAATCTCGTTCGTCGCCAAACTCGTCATCGCGCGAGTGCTCGGCCGGGTCGACTACGGAGCCGTCTCGCTCGGTATCACTCTCACGGCGTTCGTTTCGACGCTCGTCGTCCTCGGTCTGCATACCGGCATCGGACGGTTTCTCCCGCGCTACGAGGACCCGGGCCGGCGCAAGGGGGTCCTGCTATCGGCGTTCGAACTCGCCATCCCGCTCTCGGTGCTCGTCGGGGGGGCCATCGCCCTCCTTGCTCCGTGGCTGGCGGGGGCAGTGTTCGACGACTCCTCTATCGCTCCCGTCCTCCGGGTGTTCGGGCTGGCGATTCCACTGGCGGCAGTGATGAAACTCGCTGTCGGTGGCGTGCAGGGGCTCCAGTCCTCGCTCCCGAAGGTGTTCATCAGGAACGTCTCGCTCCCGCTGACGCGCTTTGCGGGCGTCGTCGTCGCCATTCTGCTGGGTTTCCGCTCGACGGGCGTGGCGTGGGCCTACGCGGCTTCCTACGCCGCTGCGGCAGGGGTGGGGCTGTACTTCCTCTGGCGGGACACCCCGTTGTTCGACCGGGCGGTTGAGGCAGTCCCCATGCGCCGGGAACTGCTATCGTTCTCCGCGCCGCTGGTCGTCTCGACGACGATGACACTCGTCTTCTCGGACATCGATATGTTCATGCTGGGTATCTACGCCTCGACTGGCGACGTCGGGGTGTACAACACGGTTTACCCCCTCGCACAACTGCTCACAGTGGCGATGAGCGCCTTCGGATTCATCTTCATGCCCGTCGTCTCGGAACTCCAGACGGCCGGCGAAGAGGACGCGTTAGGACGGCTGTATCAGGTCGTCACGAAGTGGATCTTCCTCGCCACGTTCCCGCTGTTCGTCCTCATGGTGCTGTTCCCGGAGGCGACCATCGCACTCACCTTCGGCCCCGAGTACCTCCCCGGAACGACGGCGCTGGTCGTCCTCTCGGTGGCGTTCTTCACACACGCCATCGCCGGACCGAACGCCGACGCGCTCACCTCGCTGGGCCGGACGCGCCTCATCATGTACGACAACGCACTGGTTGCAGCGGTGAACGTCGTCCTCAACGTGGCGCTCATCCCGCAGTACACCTTCCTTGGGGCGGCGGTGGCGACGGCCGTCTCCTACGTCCTCCTGAACGCTCTGTACGCCGCACAGCTCTACCGGTTCGCCGGCTTCCATCCTGTCACGGGCACGCTGGCGCGCATCGCCGCTCTCAGCGGGTTCCTCGCGGTTGCCCTCTATCTCGCGGTCACGAGCGCGTTCGCGGACCCGGTCGTCCAACTGGCCGTCGCCGGGAGTGTCTTCGCGGTCTGTTACGCCGTTGTCGCTCTTCGATTCGGCGTCGAGGAGGAGGAGGTGATGCTCCTGTTGAGCTTCGAGGAGCGGTTCGGCGTGGACCTCGGCCCGCTGAGAGCCATCGCGACGCGGCTGATGGACTGA
- a CDS encoding AIR synthase family protein, with amino-acid sequence MSDSESGDPPELGKVDREFFDEFIYPYLGADREDVTLAPQHGVDFGAIDVGGKTVALATDPVFVMPSLGFERAAWFAFHILMSDVAVSGIPPTHLSIDFNLPPEITDEEFETVWSTMDREARDLDVSVVTGHTARYAGCNYPMVGGATVLGVGDPDQLVRPDGARVGDRVVVTKGPAVEATGLLSIQFESLMRGEVADDAIEAAKERFYDMSPVRDALTVAAAGPPTAMHDATECGVYGGLYELARAAGVRIEVDRDAIPVLPGVREACAFFDVDPWASISEGTLLATVPADRVDSVLAALDEEGIPAAAVGEVVEGSGIEVSGEDVDHPGVDPFWGTFEEYMGKLQADE; translated from the coding sequence ATGAGCGACAGCGAGAGCGGTGACCCGCCCGAACTGGGGAAGGTCGACCGCGAGTTCTTCGACGAGTTCATCTACCCCTATCTGGGTGCCGACCGGGAAGACGTGACGCTCGCCCCGCAACACGGCGTGGACTTCGGCGCCATCGACGTCGGCGGGAAGACGGTGGCACTCGCCACCGACCCCGTGTTCGTCATGCCGTCGCTCGGCTTCGAGCGCGCGGCGTGGTTCGCCTTCCACATTCTCATGAGCGACGTCGCGGTGTCGGGCATCCCGCCGACGCACCTGAGCATCGACTTCAACCTCCCGCCCGAGATAACCGACGAGGAGTTCGAGACGGTCTGGTCGACGATGGACCGCGAGGCGAGAGACCTCGACGTCTCGGTCGTGACGGGCCACACCGCCCGCTACGCTGGGTGCAACTACCCGATGGTCGGCGGCGCGACGGTCCTCGGGGTGGGCGACCCCGACCAGCTCGTCCGGCCCGACGGCGCGCGGGTGGGCGACCGTGTCGTCGTGACGAAGGGACCCGCCGTCGAAGCGACCGGCCTCCTCTCCATCCAGTTCGAGTCGCTGATGCGCGGCGAGGTGGCCGACGACGCAATCGAGGCCGCGAAAGAACGGTTCTACGACATGTCGCCCGTGCGCGACGCCCTGACCGTCGCGGCCGCCGGCCCGCCGACGGCGATGCACGACGCTACCGAGTGCGGGGTCTACGGCGGCCTCTACGAACTCGCGCGGGCCGCCGGGGTGCGCATCGAGGTGGACCGCGATGCGATACCCGTCCTGCCGGGCGTCCGCGAGGCCTGCGCGTTCTTCGATGTCGACCCGTGGGCGTCCATCAGCGAGGGGACCCTGCTGGCGACGGTGCCCGCCGACCGCGTCGACTCCGTGCTCGCGGCCCTCGACGAGGAGGGCATCCCGGCCGCCGCCGTCGGAGAGGTAGTCGAGGGGTCGGGCATCGAGGTGAGCGGCGAGGACGTCGACCACCCCGGCGTGGACCCCTTCTGGGGCACCTTCGAGGAGTACATGGGGAAGCTACAGGCAGACGAGTAG
- a CDS encoding thioredoxin family protein — translation MSTNESATATPLRPADGDELDEVLAAHDTVLVEFYTKGCALCQAMEPVLGNVAREMGAKRASRNERAGSEATHESRATDVTVAMVNPGEDIGLVDRFDIRSVPTLLLVRDGEEVARLADGFTGAGDVVTFLERHTEEAVEG, via the coding sequence ATGAGCACGAACGAGTCAGCGACGGCCACCCCGCTTCGCCCCGCCGACGGCGACGAACTGGACGAGGTCCTCGCCGCCCACGACACCGTCCTCGTGGAGTTCTACACGAAGGGGTGTGCGCTGTGTCAGGCGATGGAACCCGTCCTCGGGAACGTCGCGCGCGAGATGGGAGCGAAGCGAGCATCTCGGAACGAGAGAGCGGGGAGCGAAGCGACCCACGAGTCGCGCGCCACCGACGTGACCGTGGCGATGGTCAACCCCGGGGAGGACATCGGCCTCGTCGACCGATTCGACATCCGCTCCGTCCCCACGCTCCTCCTCGTCCGAGACGGCGAGGAGGTGGCCCGTCTCGCGGACGGCTTCACCGGGGCAGGGGACGTGGTCACCTTCCTCGAACGTCACACGGAAGAGGCGGTCGAAGGCTGA